The Vitis vinifera cultivar Pinot Noir 40024 chromosome 12, ASM3070453v1 genome has a segment encoding these proteins:
- the LOC100253455 gene encoding chromatin remodeling protein EBS, with protein MAKTKPGKKDLDSYTIKGTNKVVRAGDCVLMRPSDSDKPPYVARVEKIEADHRNNVKVRVRWYYRPEESIGGRRQFHGAKELFLSDHYDVQSAHTIEGKCIVHSFKNYTKLENVGAEDYFCRFEYKAATGGFTPDRVAVYCKCEMPYNPDDLMVQCEGCKDWFHPSCMGMTIEEAKKLDHFLCSDCSSDDDAKRSLNAFPVSPSEAKVEPKRRKR; from the exons ATGGCCAAGACCAAGCCTGGCAAAAAGGACTTGGATTCTTACACCATCAAGGGCACCAACAAGGTTGTTAGAG CTGGAGATTGTGTGCTAATGCGACCATCAGACTCTGATAAGCCTCCCTATGTTGCGCGTGTGGAGAAAATTGAGGCAGATCATAGGAACAATGTGAAGGTTCGGGTGCGGTGGTATTATCGGCCAGAGGAGTCAATTGGGGGGCGAAGGCAGTTCCATGGAGCCAAGGAGCTGTTTTTGTCCGACCACTATGATGTGCAGAGTGCCCACACTATAGAAGGGAAGTGCATTGTTCACTCATTTAAGAATTATACTAAGCTTGAGAATGTTGGGGCTGAGGATTACTTCTGTAGGTTCGAGTACAAGGCTGCAACAGGAGGGTTCACTCCCGACCGGGTTGCTGT GTATTGTAAGTGCGAGATGCCTTATAATCCGGACGACCTTATGGTGCAGTGCGAAGGATGCAAGGACTG GTTTCATCCTTCTTGCATGGGTATGACCATAGAAGAGGCAAAGAAATTGGACCACTTTTTGTGTTCTGACTGTTCATCTGATGATGATGCCAAAAGATCGTTGAATGCATTCCCAGTATCACCATCTGAGGCTAAG GTGGAACCAAAGCGCAGGAAGAGATGA